A stretch of the Acetomicrobium thermoterrenum DSM 13490 genome encodes the following:
- a CDS encoding ABC transporter permease subunit, with product MTSGDFNEHSLWPRIKEGVASFGVARSIILLFLIILLIAALILDLPMDQILSSMLSRFGMNVILVLAMIPTIRSGTGPNFGLPLGISCGLIAAVLSIELDLRGFQAFFFAVGLGGALGAIAGYLYGLLLNKVKGQEMTVGTYFGFSIVSLMCIFWFLAPFKSPEMIWPYGGSGLRVTIALEGRFDKILNNFLAFDVFGVTIPTGLLLFYGAFCLIVWLFMHSKTGVALSTVGESPRFAESCGLSIDRYRTIGSVVSQALAAVGIIVYAQTFGFLQLYMAPLFMAFFAVASILIGGATLNRATIWHATVGCFLFQSILVVSMPVANLIISENLAEVARIIISNGIILYALTRREIGGGA from the coding sequence ATGACTTCGGGTGATTTCAACGAACATAGCTTATGGCCAAGGATAAAAGAAGGCGTCGCAAGTTTTGGAGTAGCCAGATCCATAATACTCCTTTTTTTGATCATCCTCTTAATTGCTGCACTGATCTTAGATCTTCCCATGGATCAGATACTTTCGAGCATGCTGAGTCGTTTCGGAATGAACGTCATCCTGGTTTTGGCCATGATTCCAACGATAAGATCAGGGACAGGGCCTAATTTTGGCCTTCCACTGGGAATTTCCTGTGGACTAATTGCGGCCGTGCTCAGCATAGAACTTGATTTAAGGGGTTTTCAAGCCTTTTTCTTTGCGGTTGGTCTGGGTGGAGCGTTAGGTGCCATAGCAGGTTATTTGTATGGTTTACTGCTCAATAAGGTCAAGGGGCAGGAAATGACGGTGGGAACATATTTTGGTTTTTCAATCGTTTCATTGATGTGCATTTTTTGGTTCTTGGCGCCCTTTAAAAGCCCTGAAATGATTTGGCCCTACGGGGGAAGTGGCCTACGTGTAACTATAGCCTTGGAAGGCCGCTTCGACAAGATTTTAAATAACTTTCTTGCCTTTGATGTCTTTGGTGTCACAATACCAACGGGATTGCTACTTTTTTACGGAGCTTTTTGTTTAATAGTGTGGCTTTTTATGCATTCTAAAACCGGAGTGGCTCTTTCGACGGTGGGAGAAAGTCCTCGTTTTGCAGAATCCTGCGGTCTTTCCATAGATCGCTATCGTACTATAGGTTCCGTAGTTTCTCAAGCCTTGGCAGCAGTGGGCATCATCGTATATGCCCAGACATTTGGTTTTTTGCAACTTTACATGGCCCCTCTTTTCATGGCCTTTTTTGCTGTGGCATCCATACTAATAGGAGGAGCAACCTTGAACCGAGCGACCATCTGGCATGCCACGGTAGGTTGTTTTCTTTTCCAGTCGATCCTGGTTGTTTCTATGCCCGTTGCTAACCTGATCATATCTGAGAATCTTGCTGAGGTCGCAAGGATAATAATAAGCAACGGCATCATTCTTTATGCATTGACACGCCGGGAAATTGGAGGTGGCGCCTAA
- a CDS encoding sugar ABC transporter ATP-binding protein, whose product MEAPRLELRDISKEYFGNKVLRSVNLSVAPGEIHGLVGENGAGKSTLMNILFGMPVIRNTGGFEGRIFMDGEPVEVNSPYDALELGIGMVHQEFMLLPGLTITENIKINREIVKDNLFSKLLGKKLGILDFERMKKDARKALDRVELNIDEMLPVLGLPVGFMQFIEIARELDKESLRLLILDEPTAVLTEKDAETLIEVMKKLSREGISILFITHRLNEVLRVADNITVLRDGEVVGKLPSSEATIDVLAELMVGRKVDISARARRGFEEDAKPILTIKDLHVDMPGERVSGLSLNVREGEILGIGGLAGHGKIGIANGIMGLYPARGYVHVANHGEVELNSPLSALSSGMAFVSEDRRGMGLLLDETIELNIAVQALLSRGKFLKKYLLNMIDRESIRKHALKMIKDLDIRCTGPNQIVRRLSGGNQQKVCIAKALTLEPSILFVSEPTRGIDVGAKKIVLDLLLQLNQELGVTIIMTSSELAELRSICDRIAIIYRGRLQGILPVDASDKEFGLMMAGELSAVKEGVF is encoded by the coding sequence ATGGAAGCTCCCCGTCTGGAATTGCGAGATATAAGCAAGGAATATTTCGGCAACAAGGTTTTGCGCTCAGTGAATCTTTCTGTTGCCCCCGGCGAGATTCACGGCCTAGTTGGTGAGAATGGAGCCGGAAAATCAACGTTAATGAATATCTTGTTTGGGATGCCAGTCATAAGAAATACGGGAGGTTTTGAAGGCAGGATTTTTATGGATGGAGAGCCGGTAGAAGTAAACTCGCCCTATGATGCCCTGGAATTAGGGATCGGCATGGTGCATCAAGAATTCATGTTGTTACCCGGGCTGACCATAACGGAAAACATAAAGATAAACCGTGAAATCGTTAAAGATAACTTATTTAGCAAGTTGCTTGGAAAAAAACTTGGAATCCTTGATTTTGAAAGAATGAAAAAGGATGCAAGGAAAGCATTGGATCGGGTTGAGTTAAATATAGATGAAATGTTGCCCGTCCTTGGATTGCCCGTTGGATTTATGCAGTTTATTGAAATTGCCCGAGAGCTGGATAAAGAGTCTCTAAGACTGCTGATCCTGGATGAGCCTACAGCCGTACTGACGGAAAAAGACGCCGAAACGCTGATAGAGGTAATGAAAAAGCTCTCCAGAGAAGGCATTTCTATCCTTTTTATAACTCATAGGTTAAATGAGGTCTTGCGAGTGGCCGATAATATCACTGTTCTCAGGGATGGTGAAGTGGTCGGTAAGCTTCCATCGTCGGAAGCCACCATTGATGTCCTCGCAGAACTCATGGTTGGACGTAAAGTCGATATATCAGCTCGAGCTCGCAGGGGTTTTGAAGAAGACGCGAAACCGATACTCACGATTAAAGACCTTCACGTCGATATGCCGGGAGAAAGAGTTTCGGGCTTGTCTTTAAATGTTCGTGAGGGAGAGATATTGGGGATCGGCGGCTTAGCCGGTCATGGGAAAATAGGAATCGCCAATGGCATCATGGGATTATACCCTGCCAGAGGTTATGTTCACGTCGCAAACCATGGCGAAGTTGAGCTTAACTCTCCGCTTTCGGCGCTAAGCAGCGGCATGGCCTTTGTCTCAGAAGATAGGCGAGGAATGGGACTTCTTTTAGACGAAACGATAGAGCTTAACATCGCTGTCCAGGCCTTGTTGAGCCGAGGCAAGTTTCTTAAAAAATATCTACTTAACATGATAGACAGAGAGTCAATCCGAAAACACGCACTTAAAATGATTAAAGATCTGGATATACGCTGCACCGGTCCAAATCAAATAGTAAGGCGTCTGAGTGGAGGCAATCAACAAAAGGTCTGCATAGCCAAAGCACTCACCTTGGAACCGTCGATCCTTTTTGTCTCTGAACCGACACGTGGGATTGATGTGGGCGCTAAAAAGATCGTACTCGATCTGCTTTTGCAGCTGAACCAAGAGCTGGGAGTCACAATTATCATGACATCTTCCGAACTTGCCGAACTTCGTTCCATTTGTGACCGGATTGCCATCATTTACAGAGGTCGCTTGCAGGGCATCCTTCCCGTTGACGCGAGCGACAAAGAATTTGGCTTAATGATGGCAGGGGAACTTTCGGCTGTTAAGGAGGGGGTATTTTGA
- a CDS encoding DUF3798 domain-containing protein, translated as MRRLFHVMVVAIVAMAFASVAFAGPTKVGIMTGTTSQGEEEYRAALEMIEKYGKDRVIHVTYPDKFMDEQETTIQQIMSMASDPDVKAIVLVQGVPGSAAAIDKVKEFRPDMFFINIVPHEDPLLVVQKADICLETDNPMRGVTIVELAEKMGAKTFCHISFPRHMSYPLLAERRDIMKAECEKRGIEFVFINAPDPTGDAGIAGTQQFILEDVPRQVEKYGVDTAFFSTNCGMQEPLIKAVMTTGAIFPEQCCPSPYHGYPGSLGIEIPPDKAGDVEFILKAIEEKVVEAGRAGRFATWKVPANMAFTYASTEYAFDVADGKVSGYDRAHMEKLLYKYFGEESRVRSYENVEAGVKADNFLLIVGESIIFGANK; from the coding sequence ATGAGAAGGTTATTTCACGTAATGGTGGTTGCTATTGTTGCCATGGCTTTTGCAAGCGTGGCTTTTGCCGGTCCCACCAAGGTGGGGATCATGACAGGCACCACATCTCAAGGGGAAGAAGAGTATAGAGCCGCACTTGAGATGATCGAAAAATACGGCAAAGACAGGGTAATTCACGTAACCTACCCTGATAAATTCATGGACGAGCAGGAAACCACTATTCAACAAATCATGAGCATGGCTTCCGACCCGGACGTAAAGGCCATAGTGTTGGTGCAAGGTGTTCCCGGTTCGGCAGCAGCCATCGATAAGGTTAAAGAATTTCGTCCCGATATGTTTTTCATCAATATAGTTCCCCATGAAGATCCTTTGTTAGTCGTCCAGAAAGCAGATATTTGCCTTGAGACAGATAATCCCATGCGTGGTGTCACGATCGTTGAGCTTGCTGAAAAAATGGGCGCCAAGACCTTCTGTCATATTTCCTTCCCCCGGCACATGTCTTATCCCCTTCTTGCAGAGCGCAGGGACATCATGAAGGCTGAATGCGAAAAGCGAGGGATTGAGTTTGTTTTCATCAACGCACCCGATCCAACCGGAGATGCCGGTATAGCTGGAACACAGCAATTCATCCTGGAAGACGTTCCCCGTCAGGTGGAGAAATATGGCGTGGATACTGCCTTTTTCAGTACGAACTGTGGAATGCAAGAACCGTTAATAAAGGCTGTCATGACGACAGGAGCCATCTTCCCCGAGCAGTGCTGTCCCAGCCCTTATCACGGATATCCTGGATCACTCGGGATAGAGATACCCCCAGATAAAGCTGGGGATGTAGAATTCATCTTAAAAGCCATTGAAGAAAAGGTTGTCGAAGCAGGCAGGGCCGGAAGATTTGCGACTTGGAAAGTTCCCGCCAACATGGCATTTACCTATGCTTCAACAGAGTATGCCTTTGATGTCGCCGATGGCAAAGTATCGGGGTACGATAGAGCTCATATGGAAAAGCTGCTTTATAAGTACTTTGGAGAAGAGTCCAGGGTAAGATCGTACGAAAACGTCGAAGCTGGAGTAAAAGCAGATAACTTCTTGCTCATCGTTGGGGAGTCAATAATCTTTGGCGCAAATAAATAG
- a CDS encoding aldo/keto reductase: MKKLGFGLMRLPLIDPENPESIDQEQLNKMVDHFLEEGFTYFDTAYPYHQGKSEVAIRKALVERHPRESFTLTDKLPTWIATKYEDYEAIFEEQLERCGVTYFDYYLLHSLDVKRYAETSKLGGFKFVKKLKEQGKIRHIGISFHDKAALLDQILMEHPEIEYVQLQINYLDWDSQLIQSGKCYEVATKHKRPVIVMEPVKGGYLANVPPEAVELFKKYNPDLSIASWAIRFAASLENVFMVLSGMSSFEQMADNVSVMKNFVPLNDEEMRIIKESVEIIKKKVVIPCTACRYCVDGCPKHIAIPEYFAIFNERKTFGPTPVQVFFYNNLAREHGKASDCIACGQCEEHCPQHIKIIDALRDVAKELEAEKETTQGVKK; encoded by the coding sequence ATGAAAAAACTCGGCTTTGGACTAATGAGACTGCCCCTGATTGATCCCGAGAACCCTGAGAGCATAGATCAGGAACAGTTGAACAAAATGGTAGACCATTTCCTCGAGGAGGGATTTACCTACTTCGATACAGCTTATCCTTACCATCAGGGAAAAAGCGAAGTTGCGATAAGAAAGGCATTGGTCGAAAGGCATCCCAGAGAAAGCTTCACTTTAACCGACAAACTACCCACCTGGATTGCCACTAAATATGAAGATTACGAGGCCATTTTTGAGGAGCAGCTCGAAAGATGCGGTGTAACGTATTTTGATTACTATCTCCTTCACAGCTTGGACGTCAAACGCTACGCCGAGACTTCAAAGCTGGGCGGATTTAAATTTGTAAAAAAGCTCAAAGAACAGGGCAAAATCAGGCACATCGGCATCTCCTTTCACGATAAGGCTGCTCTGTTGGACCAGATACTAATGGAGCATCCCGAGATAGAATACGTGCAGCTTCAGATAAACTATCTGGATTGGGATAGCCAGCTTATCCAGTCGGGCAAATGTTACGAAGTGGCAACCAAGCACAAAAGGCCGGTAATAGTGATGGAACCTGTCAAGGGAGGATATCTTGCCAACGTCCCTCCCGAGGCGGTTGAGCTGTTTAAAAAATACAATCCCGACCTGAGCATCGCCTCCTGGGCAATTCGGTTTGCTGCTTCCCTTGAAAACGTCTTCATGGTGCTAAGCGGCATGAGCAGCTTCGAGCAGATGGCCGATAACGTAAGCGTCATGAAAAACTTCGTCCCCTTGAACGACGAAGAAATGAGGATCATAAAAGAGTCCGTAGAGATAATAAAGAAGAAGGTCGTGATACCCTGCACGGCCTGCAGATATTGCGTCGACGGCTGCCCCAAGCATATAGCAATACCTGAGTACTTTGCCATATTCAATGAGCGCAAGACCTTTGGGCCTACGCCAGTGCAAGTATTTTTTTACAACAACTTAGCCAGGGAACATGGCAAGGCATCGGACTGCATTGCCTGTGGTCAGTGCGAGGAGCATTGCCCTCAACACATAAAGATCATCGATGCCTTAAGGGATGTCGCCAAAGAACTTGAGGCTGAAAAAGAAACGACCCAAGGAGTCAAAAAATGA
- a CDS encoding ABC transporter permease, translating to MAKDEKVLSSTSNNMHESQKKQFELKWFLRKNIVPVFFFVLCVIGGYYSGLPLPFLLNEIITRMARNSFLVISLIIPVLAGMGLNFGIVLGAMAGQFAYVATVNWQMAGLTGFTTTALLSIPLAILFGWLTGILFNHAKGKEMITGIILGFFANGIYQLICLYFMGNIIPIKVPSMLIPGSIGLRNTLDIKSMQYALDNLLKIQVKIPGHVFPVSIPVATFLAILALCLFTHYIVKTKLGQEFRIVGQDMYVAEASGINVDRVRIIAVILSTILAGLGQVIFLQNLGNINTYGSHVQVGTFAVAAILIGGASVKKATVGQALLGTLLFHTLFIVSPLAGKNLVGDAMIGEYFRVFVTYGVIGVALALHAWQSLQEQRRIALLKADISGE from the coding sequence ATGGCTAAAGATGAAAAAGTTCTCTCTTCGACTTCAAACAACATGCATGAATCGCAAAAAAAACAATTCGAGCTGAAGTGGTTTTTGCGCAAAAATATCGTGCCCGTTTTTTTCTTTGTGCTGTGCGTCATTGGTGGGTACTACAGCGGATTACCGCTGCCTTTTTTACTCAATGAGATCATCACTCGGATGGCCCGAAACAGTTTTTTAGTGATCTCCCTCATAATTCCTGTTTTGGCCGGCATGGGACTAAACTTCGGCATCGTATTAGGGGCCATGGCCGGGCAATTTGCCTATGTCGCCACGGTAAATTGGCAAATGGCAGGGCTGACTGGCTTTACGACGACTGCACTTTTATCGATACCCTTAGCCATTTTGTTTGGCTGGTTAACGGGGATTCTTTTTAACCATGCAAAGGGAAAGGAAATGATCACGGGAATCATATTAGGATTTTTTGCAAACGGCATCTACCAGTTAATATGTCTTTACTTCATGGGAAACATCATACCCATAAAAGTTCCATCGATGCTCATTCCTGGCAGTATAGGACTGAGGAATACTTTGGATATTAAATCCATGCAATACGCCCTGGATAACCTTTTAAAAATACAAGTGAAGATCCCGGGTCACGTTTTCCCGGTGTCAATACCCGTTGCAACTTTTCTGGCGATTTTGGCCTTGTGCCTCTTTACGCATTACATTGTAAAAACTAAGCTTGGCCAGGAGTTTAGAATAGTGGGGCAGGACATGTATGTTGCAGAGGCATCGGGCATCAACGTGGATAGAGTCAGGATTATCGCTGTTATCCTTTCAACGATATTAGCCGGCCTTGGACAGGTTATTTTTCTCCAGAACTTGGGCAACATCAATACTTATGGAAGTCACGTCCAGGTCGGCACTTTTGCCGTTGCAGCCATATTGATTGGAGGTGCATCTGTTAAAAAGGCCACAGTTGGTCAAGCTTTGCTTGGAACGCTTTTGTTTCATACCCTTTTTATAGTGTCTCCCCTTGCAGGAAAAAACCTTGTCGGAGACGCAATGATAGGGGAGTACTTCAGGGTTTTTGTGACATACGGAGTAATAGGCGTTGCCTTGGCGCTTCACGCCTGGCAGAGCTTACAAGAACAAAGAAGAATAGCATTGCTTAAAGCTGATATCAGTGGAGAATAA
- the carB gene encoding carbamoyl-phosphate synthase large subunit, translating into MSSESILVLGSGPIKIGQAAEFDYAGSQACKALHEEGYRVILLNSNPATIQTDTAMADIVYIKPLTAEAVEAIVEEHHPKGVIATLGGQTTLNLCVECEEKGIWKKAGVRILGTPISAIKAAEGRESFRNLMKSIGQPVPESVAVSSTKEALEFSRSQRFPLIVRPDFTLGGTGGGIAWNEEELKERIKEGLQASPVHRVLVENYLLGWREIELEVIRDARGDCLCVCGMENVDPMGIHTGDSIVVSPVLTLTKEEWNLLRTAGLAIVKALDVRGACNVQFALSPEGNSYYVIEVNPRASRSSALASKATGYPIARIAAKIALGKGLAELPNPITGKGNALSEPELDYIVVKHPRWPFEKFHTANIRLGTQMKSTGEVMAIGSSFVHALLKAFRSLDASSPLTDKYFKKATKDELWQHCILPTHRRMGAILELLRRGEAINDISDATAIHPYFITQLQQIVSIEKGLKTGLTRDVLTEAKRAGFGDEDIAIICEMSAEEISGLRQSHNIEIKHKKVGGEGSRFGYFYGVYEDDAPLVAPCDDARSIIVLGSGPIRIAQGVEFDYCCVKAVESLRHRGFRAVMANNNPETVSTDHDISDALYFEPLHVEDVKAILKRERAEGFFCSFGGQTSLKLGLVLAGEGFSMLGTNASAIVEAEDRGRFCDILHKLDIPYPPGEAARDLKEAVDIAEGLGFPVMIRPSFVIGGVDMQVVYEMEEFKKLASLAFSHAPGVALLIDRFLQGKEFEVDALCDGKDVLIPGIFEHLDPAGVHSGDSIALFPDFSLSPREKDEMLRIVSCLSEVLNVKGLFNVQFVRHDDKLYVIEANPRASRTVPIASKLAEIPMIDLAVGIALGESLKGAGYGLGILDYKGPMGVKVPVFSTEKLPGADSRLGPQMQSTGESLGVGETFAEALWEALQGAGWKIPKKGNILFSVRDDQKSLLAPVASIFYNLGWEIYATPGTTAALKKWGLPSKEVLKGAELISAIRSKMFDVFVNIPSLQTDTLKDGYAMRRAAIECRVLCLHTLEAAQAVGSSLTSRNHT; encoded by the coding sequence ATGTCTTCTGAAAGCATACTTGTCCTGGGTTCTGGCCCCATAAAGATAGGCCAGGCTGCGGAGTTCGATTACGCGGGAAGCCAGGCCTGCAAGGCACTTCACGAAGAAGGTTACCGCGTGATACTGCTCAACAGCAATCCAGCTACTATACAAACGGATACGGCGATGGCCGACATTGTTTACATAAAACCCCTAACGGCCGAAGCCGTTGAAGCCATAGTCGAAGAACATCACCCCAAAGGTGTTATAGCCACATTGGGCGGGCAAACCACCCTTAATTTATGTGTGGAGTGTGAAGAAAAAGGCATATGGAAGAAAGCAGGTGTCAGGATCCTTGGGACTCCGATATCCGCCATAAAGGCTGCCGAGGGAAGAGAATCCTTCAGAAACCTTATGAAAAGCATTGGTCAACCCGTCCCCGAAAGCGTTGCCGTTTCCTCGACGAAAGAAGCCCTGGAATTTTCCCGAAGCCAAAGATTTCCCCTGATCGTCAGGCCTGATTTTACCTTGGGAGGCACCGGCGGAGGCATAGCCTGGAACGAGGAAGAATTAAAGGAAAGAATTAAAGAGGGCCTGCAGGCCTCTCCCGTCCACAGGGTATTGGTAGAAAATTATCTTTTAGGGTGGAGAGAGATAGAGCTTGAGGTGATAAGGGACGCTCGAGGCGACTGTTTGTGCGTCTGCGGGATGGAAAACGTCGACCCCATGGGGATTCACACGGGAGACAGCATCGTCGTCTCGCCTGTACTAACCCTTACGAAAGAGGAGTGGAACCTTTTACGCACGGCCGGGTTGGCAATTGTGAAGGCTTTGGACGTGCGCGGGGCCTGCAACGTGCAGTTTGCCCTTTCGCCCGAGGGCAATTCCTACTACGTCATAGAGGTAAACCCCCGCGCCAGCAGGTCGAGTGCCCTGGCAAGCAAGGCCACGGGATACCCCATAGCGAGGATAGCTGCAAAGATTGCCCTGGGCAAAGGCCTGGCGGAACTTCCAAACCCCATCACGGGAAAGGGCAACGCTTTGTCGGAGCCCGAGCTTGATTACATCGTAGTCAAGCATCCCCGCTGGCCCTTTGAAAAGTTTCACACCGCCAATATTCGGCTTGGGACGCAGATGAAGTCCACCGGCGAGGTCATGGCAATAGGAAGCTCCTTTGTGCACGCACTACTTAAGGCCTTCCGTTCGTTGGACGCATCCTCACCCCTCACCGACAAATACTTTAAAAAGGCCACAAAAGACGAGCTGTGGCAGCACTGCATACTCCCAACCCACAGGCGTATGGGAGCCATCCTGGAGCTCTTAAGGCGCGGTGAAGCCATAAATGACATTTCGGACGCTACGGCCATACATCCCTATTTTATAACACAACTTCAACAGATCGTTTCGATAGAAAAAGGGTTAAAAACCGGACTTACCCGAGATGTGCTAACAGAAGCCAAACGTGCGGGATTTGGCGACGAAGATATCGCTATTATCTGCGAAATGTCGGCAGAGGAGATATCGGGCTTGCGTCAGAGCCACAACATAGAGATAAAGCACAAAAAGGTAGGAGGAGAAGGCTCACGATTCGGGTACTTCTATGGCGTTTACGAAGATGACGCCCCTTTAGTCGCTCCTTGCGATGATGCTCGATCAATCATTGTTTTAGGCTCAGGCCCAATAAGAATAGCCCAAGGGGTTGAGTTTGATTACTGTTGCGTAAAGGCCGTTGAAAGCTTGAGGCACAGGGGCTTTAGGGCCGTAATGGCAAATAATAACCCCGAGACGGTCAGTACCGATCACGATATTTCCGACGCCCTTTACTTCGAGCCCCTTCACGTCGAAGACGTTAAGGCCATTCTGAAACGCGAAAGGGCCGAAGGGTTTTTCTGCTCCTTTGGAGGGCAGACGTCGCTAAAATTAGGCCTTGTCTTGGCAGGAGAAGGTTTTAGCATGTTGGGCACAAATGCATCGGCGATCGTAGAGGCAGAGGATAGGGGGCGTTTTTGCGATATACTGCACAAGCTTGACATACCCTATCCTCCGGGAGAGGCTGCTAGGGATTTGAAGGAGGCCGTGGATATCGCCGAAGGGTTGGGCTTCCCGGTGATGATAAGGCCCAGCTTCGTCATAGGCGGAGTCGATATGCAGGTGGTTTACGAAATGGAGGAGTTCAAAAAGCTTGCCTCTCTTGCCTTTTCCCATGCTCCCGGTGTCGCCCTCCTGATCGATCGTTTTCTTCAGGGAAAGGAGTTTGAGGTCGATGCCCTTTGCGACGGAAAAGACGTGCTGATCCCCGGTATATTCGAGCACTTGGATCCTGCAGGCGTGCATTCCGGCGACTCCATCGCGCTCTTTCCTGATTTTTCCCTTTCGCCACGGGAAAAAGATGAAATGCTTCGTATTGTTTCTTGCCTTTCTGAAGTATTAAACGTAAAGGGGCTTTTCAACGTACAATTCGTCCGTCACGACGACAAGCTTTACGTAATAGAGGCAAACCCGCGGGCCAGCCGAACCGTTCCCATAGCCAGCAAGCTGGCGGAAATTCCCATGATAGATCTGGCCGTCGGCATCGCTTTGGGAGAAAGCCTTAAAGGCGCAGGTTACGGGCTTGGCATTTTGGATTACAAAGGGCCAATGGGAGTAAAAGTACCTGTCTTTTCCACGGAAAAGCTTCCCGGAGCAGACAGCAGGCTCGGTCCGCAGATGCAGTCGACGGGAGAGTCTTTAGGCGTGGGGGAGACCTTTGCCGAGGCTTTATGGGAAGCCCTGCAGGGCGCGGGATGGAAGATCCCAAAGAAGGGCAACATCCTTTTTAGCGTCAGAGATGACCAAAAATCTCTGCTGGCTCCTGTAGCTTCTATATTTTACAATCTGGGATGGGAAATTTACGCTACACCTGGCACGACAGCGGCGCTAAAGAAATGGGGGTTGCCCTCCAAAGAGGTTCTCAAGGGGGCGGAGCTTATATCGGCCATTCGTTCCAAAATGTTCGACGTTTTTGTAAACATACCTTCCCTTCAAACGGATACACTGAAGGACGGCTATGCCATGAGAAGGGCGGCCATTGAATGCCGGGTGCTTTGTCTTCATACGCTGGAAGCAGCTCAGGCCGTAGGCTCATCGCTTACGAGCAGAAACCATACTTAA
- a CDS encoding MATE family efflux transporter codes for MIGGLLQDLFSMVDLYFVGELGHVEVAALAIAGTVVAVLAMLVQGIAVGTMALIAHFTGEGNHEMSDIVLGQTLILGIIGKEVGSRGWVLPSIRGVFFIRLLA; via the coding sequence ATGATTGGCGGGTTGCTGCAGGATCTTTTCTCGATGGTGGACTTATATTTTGTCGGTGAATTAGGACATGTTGAAGTAGCCGCACTTGCAATTGCCGGTACAGTTGTAGCGGTACTCGCGATGCTGGTTCAGGGCATTGCCGTAGGAACGATGGCTCTCATTGCACACTTTACCGGAGAAGGAAATCACGAGATGTCGGATATTGTTTTAGGGCAAACGCTTATTTTGGGTATTATCGGAAAAGAAGTTGGCTCGCGAGGCTGGGTCCTTCCAAGCATCCGCGGAGTGTTCTTCATCCGACTCTTAGCCTAA
- a CDS encoding YrbL family protein: MYPDEIVNVVKLIQNCKYDKALPEAEKALSRATKELGGNHPDLVVYLDLLAEIYEAEGQYSRVKKIRRKALKIWMNAFLPKDSYKYFFADLLPFLFERKPLQPRFFSNEVMPLDSDLLIHSGSKRDTFVHPKDPRLCIKIDRLWKEGYRLSPRKRLERILMPWLIDFWSNREEARVYRSTALRVGKAFYEHAPRCFGIAMTNLGPGLVVERICNEDGSFSKPIDVFVKENPDKAGRALELLRELYDFLVSHKLVIYDWANPANFLVRQSKSKGDKIVVVDWKTEGTADKDIPLRDIFPALALKKMTYEYNCLYEKISRLCDFKDNQSA, from the coding sequence GTGTATCCTGATGAGATCGTAAACGTCGTTAAATTGATCCAAAACTGCAAATATGATAAAGCTTTGCCCGAAGCTGAAAAGGCCCTGTCTAGGGCAACAAAAGAGCTTGGTGGCAACCACCCCGATTTGGTCGTGTATTTGGATCTTTTAGCAGAAATTTATGAAGCGGAAGGTCAATACAGCAGAGTAAAAAAGATTCGCAGGAAAGCGCTCAAGATTTGGATGAACGCCTTTCTCCCAAAGGATAGCTATAAGTACTTTTTTGCCGATCTTTTACCGTTTCTTTTTGAAAGAAAGCCTTTGCAGCCGCGCTTTTTTTCAAACGAGGTCATGCCCTTAGACTCTGACCTTTTAATTCACAGCGGAAGCAAGAGGGACACCTTCGTTCATCCCAAAGATCCCCGCCTTTGCATCAAAATAGATAGGCTCTGGAAAGAAGGCTATCGCCTTTCACCAAGAAAGCGCTTGGAGAGGATTTTAATGCCCTGGCTCATTGATTTTTGGTCAAACCGCGAAGAGGCAAGGGTGTACCGTTCTACGGCACTCAGAGTGGGAAAAGCTTTTTACGAGCACGCACCAAGATGCTTCGGCATAGCGATGACGAACCTGGGGCCGGGGCTGGTAGTCGAGCGCATTTGCAACGAAGACGGTTCGTTTTCTAAACCGATCGACGTTTTCGTCAAAGAAAACCCTGACAAGGCAGGACGTGCCCTTGAACTTTTAAGGGAACTTTACGATTTCCTGGTAAGCCACAAACTGGTGATCTACGACTGGGCCAACCCGGCAAACTTTTTGGTGCGCCAAAGCAAGTCCAAGGGAGACAAGATCGTCGTCGTGGACTGGAAGACGGAGGGCACGGCCGATAAGGATATACCGCTGCGCGATATCTTTCCCGCCTTGGCTTTAAAGAAGATGACCTACGAATACAATTGTTTATATGAGAAGATATCGCGCCTATGCGACTTTAAGGATAATCAATCGGCTTGA